A region of Vibrio chagasii DNA encodes the following proteins:
- a CDS encoding TetR/AcrR family transcriptional regulator encodes MPKEKREEILSAAEKLFISQPYNKVSIRSIAKSAGVSPALILYYFNNKEQLFDQLIEEHTNRFKEQFSKYQRVEGVQLQQLISELIEFWESAPNIFLLFTLGGNSFNHDNVQRLKESKFGFIYHKTLENLLYLVDGCNESNFHYYQMLVSSLVSQPYLETRQQKYNSESSTFNLMHYQEVIASLFKKENSYAY; translated from the coding sequence ATGCCAAAAGAAAAAAGAGAAGAAATATTAAGTGCAGCAGAAAAGTTATTTATTTCTCAGCCTTATAATAAAGTATCAATTCGCTCTATTGCCAAATCTGCAGGGGTAAGTCCTGCTTTAATTCTTTATTACTTCAATAATAAAGAACAGCTTTTTGACCAGCTCATTGAAGAGCATACAAATCGATTTAAGGAACAGTTTTCAAAATATCAAAGAGTGGAAGGGGTACAGCTACAACAGTTAATCTCAGAGCTTATTGAGTTTTGGGAAAGCGCGCCAAATATATTTTTATTATTCACCCTTGGTGGTAACTCTTTTAATCACGACAATGTGCAAAGGTTAAAAGAATCTAAGTTCGGCTTCATCTATCACAAAACTCTTGAAAACCTCCTTTATTTAGTTGATGGCTGTAACGAATCCAACTTTCATTATTATCAGATGCTGGTAAGTTCACTGGTTTCTCAACCTTATTTAGAAACAAGACAGCAAAAGTACAACTCTGAGAGTTCGACATTTAACTTGATGCACTATCAAGAAGTTATCGCGAGCTTGTTTAAGAAAGAAAATAGCTACGCATACTGA
- a CDS encoding ATP-binding cassette domain-containing protein: MSGHIELVGVKTNNLKNIDFKLNKGEITSLIGISGGGKSSLAYNTLYELCKNEFRSLESGYYESPSFILDSYKNIVPSVALKQKNSNVNPRSSLYTYLNIPSLLTSLISDKNFNHNHSLLKINKPENQCSMCSGRKLSSYIDLELVIDEDKTMCENPFKPWVTSGNNKKHNLLIAYCEANGISTTTPFKELSNVHKEKLLYNISERNFPINFVHQGKKRSRKLTYIGVLNELNQLLKSSKKSEYDLAIKFSKQKECEECLGSGIRLDKYIDFKVYGVDFVDFLTKDIGQILNVIKSKEKTNTPLITLIEQLCLSDLSYLSFNRTIPSLSGGELQKVNFSKLCSSEITGILIVIDELSSQVHVSDHKMLFDRIKNIQKNGNTILLVEHNDYFMSRSDNVITIGPSAGHLGGYIVENKSKKECYLELSEIDKKLNFFEMSGITINNIKDLTLKLPINSMSTIVGKSGSGKSSLAKFINENFNNVSYISQDLIKGNVRSSVASLTGLNKRISSIFSQKYNLENSYFNINESSPIVCKQCAGKGVIKINRSFDSDIEITCPECDGKLFSSEAEDFEINGHSIREIYEMTLSELLLLGIHSIDRICSDAIRLGLGHLSLNRKTKSLSGGELKRIKLLINLPQRNTKNKIIIIDEPASGLDNNTAADVIRFIKSYSNGYHSIVLIEHKEVAFLESDYVIEIGPGSGVNGGKIVFEGTPNDYYNERYVNYIHNN; the protein is encoded by the coding sequence ATGAGTGGTCATATTGAGCTAGTCGGTGTTAAAACTAATAATTTAAAGAATATTGATTTTAAATTAAATAAAGGAGAAATAACATCATTGATTGGTATCAGTGGTGGAGGGAAGTCATCACTAGCATATAATACATTATATGAACTATGTAAAAATGAATTCAGATCTCTAGAGAGTGGTTATTATGAATCACCGAGTTTTATTTTAGATTCTTATAAAAACATAGTGCCTTCTGTCGCTCTTAAACAAAAAAACTCCAATGTGAATCCAAGATCATCATTATACACGTATTTGAATATCCCTTCTTTATTAACTTCGTTAATATCAGATAAAAACTTCAATCATAATCACTCTCTTTTGAAAATAAACAAACCTGAAAACCAGTGTTCGATGTGTAGTGGTAGAAAATTATCATCTTATATAGATCTTGAATTAGTAATTGATGAAGATAAAACAATGTGCGAGAACCCATTTAAACCTTGGGTAACAAGTGGGAACAATAAAAAACATAATTTACTAATCGCTTATTGTGAGGCTAACGGAATATCAACTACAACACCTTTCAAAGAATTATCGAACGTTCACAAAGAGAAGTTATTATATAACATATCGGAGAGAAATTTCCCTATAAACTTTGTTCATCAAGGAAAAAAACGTTCAAGAAAATTAACATACATTGGAGTTTTAAATGAATTAAATCAACTATTGAAGAGTAGCAAGAAGTCAGAATATGATTTGGCGATTAAATTTTCAAAACAGAAAGAGTGTGAAGAATGTCTTGGGTCAGGGATAAGGTTAGATAAATATATTGATTTTAAAGTATATGGTGTAGATTTTGTTGACTTTTTAACAAAAGATATTGGTCAAATACTAAATGTGATAAAATCAAAAGAAAAGACCAATACGCCTTTAATTACTCTTATAGAGCAATTATGTCTCTCAGATTTGTCATATTTGTCATTTAATCGAACAATTCCCTCCTTGTCTGGTGGTGAACTTCAGAAGGTGAATTTTTCAAAACTATGTAGTTCAGAGATTACAGGGATTTTAATTGTCATTGATGAGTTGTCTTCACAAGTTCACGTGAGTGACCATAAAATGCTATTTGATAGGATTAAGAATATTCAGAAGAATGGCAATACAATTTTGTTAGTTGAGCATAATGATTATTTTATGTCACGGTCTGATAACGTCATAACAATTGGCCCTAGTGCAGGTCATTTAGGTGGCTATATAGTCGAAAATAAATCTAAAAAAGAGTGTTATTTGGAACTTAGTGAAATTGATAAAAAACTTAATTTTTTTGAGATGTCAGGAATTACAATAAACAACATAAAAGACTTAACTTTAAAGTTACCAATAAATTCCATGTCTACTATTGTTGGTAAATCGGGTTCTGGAAAATCAAGTTTAGCTAAATTTATAAACGAAAATTTCAATAATGTATCATATATTTCTCAAGATTTGATAAAAGGTAATGTCAGATCATCTGTAGCATCTCTAACAGGATTGAACAAAAGAATTAGTTCCATATTTAGTCAGAAATACAATCTAGAAAATAGTTATTTTAATATAAATGAATCAAGTCCAATAGTATGTAAGCAATGTGCAGGAAAAGGCGTAATAAAAATCAATAGAAGTTTTGATAGCGATATAGAAATAACCTGTCCAGAATGTGATGGGAAACTCTTCTCTTCAGAAGCGGAAGATTTTGAAATTAATGGCCATTCTATTCGAGAAATATATGAAATGACATTATCCGAATTGTTATTGTTAGGTATACATTCTATAGATAGAATTTGCTCCGATGCAATAAGACTCGGCCTAGGGCATCTTTCTTTAAATAGAAAGACAAAATCATTATCTGGAGGAGAGTTAAAGCGTATCAAGCTATTAATTAACTTGCCGCAAAGGAATACAAAAAACAAGATAATTATTATTGATGAACCAGCTTCAGGTCTTGATAACAATACGGCTGCTGATGTGATTAGATTCATAAAGAGTTATTCTAATGGATATCATTCAATAGTTTTAATTGAACATAAAGAAGTCGCATTTTTAGAGTCTGATTATGTAATCGAAATCGGTCCCGGTTCGGGAGTCAATGGTGGAAAGATTGTATTTGAAGGAACGCCAAATGATTATTACAATGAAAGGTATGTTAATTATATTCATAATAATTGA
- a CDS encoding recombinase family protein — translation MRLSAIAQATEDLRPVVITYTRFSTNIQKEGLSEYRQDELTQRYVLDFCEEHGVPVEDIISLKDRGISAYRGKNMTKGSLSEIIAKFNSGELPKVYNEKGEINTFLFIESLDRLSRADLHTANKLFLDLVEYCNIVVVAENEKKIYSLNSLKTDMGMLDLFSALLTLSRSHNESRMKEMRHRANWSKKRQVVIDYFELPEDEREGVEYPLNPTKTCPWWLRPKADNRGFEFIEEHKEAMLYFLNRMMEGHGLTSCIRRLNEKIENGELKVEFTERQKKAKGFQTHTFYQLLSGDDNESIIGNLIFHQDYYPTEKDVQQGLYEKKSLGKKVRIPVFTAKGFYPALLNEVEYMRLKQQMKQRKQSQTKPTKKVQNIAQGLLKCPLCGYSYVYVADNRKGRHHNLVCGLSRSKKCKSYTFRYKWFEKNLLNYCRNLDMNRILGIKIDNKLKERISELEVNALTYEQEIEVKNKELEQLVENLSKITIPTLLEKAQDQYVKIENSIKVITYEKEQNELELVDLKKRSIKSDIVSKEVYELIDSVQLQENVSLRERLNIELKKVISELYIYHKDNPNNYFGRNMIVVKFRDDYIRFIPLDRELEREELYNILPTISTKKAVDYSKYEILPFDYLEGLEEGRYPEHQFITKFYQENPDVLAEILSELDEADNVYV, via the coding sequence ATGCGCCTTTCAGCGATAGCACAAGCAACAGAAGATCTAAGACCAGTTGTTATCACTTACACACGATTTTCAACGAACATTCAAAAAGAAGGTTTGTCTGAGTATCGTCAAGACGAGTTAACACAACGATATGTTCTAGATTTCTGTGAAGAACACGGTGTTCCAGTGGAAGATATAATATCACTGAAAGACCGAGGAATTTCAGCGTATCGTGGTAAAAATATGACGAAGGGTAGTCTTTCAGAGATTATCGCTAAGTTTAATTCTGGTGAGCTACCTAAAGTCTATAACGAGAAAGGCGAGATAAACACTTTCTTGTTTATTGAATCACTGGATCGTCTTTCTAGGGCAGATCTACATACAGCAAACAAACTTTTCTTAGACCTTGTTGAATACTGCAACATCGTAGTTGTTGCAGAAAATGAGAAGAAAATCTACTCACTCAATTCTTTGAAAACAGATATGGGAATGCTCGATCTGTTTTCTGCACTTCTAACATTATCTCGTTCACACAACGAATCAAGAATGAAGGAAATGCGTCATAGGGCTAATTGGTCGAAGAAGCGACAAGTTGTAATTGACTACTTTGAACTACCAGAAGATGAAAGAGAGGGCGTAGAATACCCGTTAAACCCGACAAAAACTTGTCCTTGGTGGTTACGTCCAAAAGCTGATAATCGTGGGTTCGAGTTCATAGAAGAGCATAAAGAAGCAATGCTGTATTTCTTGAATCGAATGATGGAAGGTCACGGTTTAACATCGTGCATTAGACGATTGAATGAAAAAATTGAGAATGGTGAACTTAAGGTAGAGTTTACGGAGCGTCAAAAAAAAGCTAAAGGGTTTCAAACCCATACGTTCTATCAACTACTTTCAGGTGATGATAATGAGTCAATCATAGGGAATTTGATTTTCCATCAAGATTACTATCCTACTGAGAAAGATGTTCAGCAAGGTCTATATGAAAAAAAATCACTTGGTAAAAAAGTAAGAATCCCTGTTTTTACAGCTAAGGGTTTCTATCCTGCACTTTTGAACGAAGTTGAGTATATGCGCTTAAAACAGCAAATGAAGCAGCGTAAACAATCTCAGACCAAACCTACTAAAAAAGTGCAAAACATAGCTCAAGGACTCTTAAAATGTCCTTTATGTGGATATAGCTATGTTTATGTCGCTGATAATAGAAAGGGACGACACCACAATTTAGTTTGTGGATTATCACGCTCTAAGAAATGTAAATCATATACTTTCAGATACAAATGGTTTGAAAAGAATCTTCTTAATTATTGTCGTAACCTCGATATGAATAGAATCTTGGGAATCAAAATCGACAATAAACTAAAGGAACGTATTAGCGAATTAGAAGTAAATGCGCTCACTTACGAACAAGAGATAGAAGTGAAAAACAAGGAGTTGGAACAACTTGTTGAGAACCTAAGCAAGATTACAATTCCAACACTACTAGAAAAAGCGCAAGATCAGTATGTGAAAATCGAGAATAGTATAAAAGTCATTACTTATGAAAAAGAGCAAAATGAACTTGAGCTAGTTGATTTGAAAAAACGTTCGATTAAGAGTGATATTGTCAGTAAAGAGGTTTATGAACTGATTGACTCAGTTCAACTACAAGAGAATGTTAGTTTAAGAGAAAGATTAAACATTGAACTAAAAAAAGTTATTTCAGAACTTTATATTTATCATAAAGACAACCCGAACAATTATTTTGGAAGAAATATGATTGTTGTTAAGTTTAGAGATGATTATATTAGGTTTATTCCATTAGATCGTGAACTTGAAAGAGAAGAACTGTATAACATTCTTCCAACCATAAGCACGAAAAAAGCAGTAGACTATTCTAAATATGAAATATTGCCTTTTGACTATTTAGAAGGATTAGAAGAAGGGCGATATCCTGAACATCAATTCATAACTAAATTTTATCAAGAAAATCCTGATGTATTGGCTGAGATACTTAGTGAACTTGATGAAGCTGATAATGTTTACGTATAG
- a CDS encoding ThiF family adenylyltransferase yields the protein MINDIYRLKSSIALVYDDNVLDVFLSNLREQFKITIEYKYIVDLLFCFDGKKTVRDVLEVYENISKDDLFELILFLSQKNVLIKVDCEYPDDFVSDQYRLINFFEDYCSSTSDVISSLKMINTSKVMIVGLGAVGTWVSESLIRSGLKNITLVDDDTVEISNLHRQGMFFNKDVDRYKVDVLSENLRSVFPDVKVNKIKEKLTPDFFCKYTEKYDLVINCADKPSVDETTRIIAKFCMKNKIPHIVGGGYNLHLTLIGQTVIPNRTACVMCFEKHLQKINEADLNGVKKLARKNRKIGSFSPLSSIAASLATIDALKIISGKYDCISNANSRIEFNVRERDINKHSVERNVNCEWCGNNGLYN from the coding sequence GTGATTAATGATATTTATAGATTAAAATCTTCTATAGCACTCGTTTACGATGATAACGTTTTAGATGTTTTTCTTTCTAACCTTAGAGAACAATTTAAGATTACAATTGAGTATAAATATATTGTTGATTTGTTGTTTTGTTTTGATGGTAAAAAAACTGTCAGAGATGTATTGGAAGTTTATGAAAATATAAGCAAAGATGATTTGTTTGAACTAATTTTATTTTTATCCCAAAAAAATGTACTAATCAAAGTTGATTGTGAATACCCTGATGATTTTGTGTCCGATCAATACAGGTTAATCAACTTTTTTGAGGATTACTGCTCTTCTACAAGTGATGTGATTTCATCATTAAAAATGATTAACACTAGTAAAGTTATGATTGTAGGATTAGGTGCAGTAGGAACTTGGGTTTCAGAATCTCTCATAAGATCAGGTTTAAAGAATATTACATTAGTAGATGATGATACGGTTGAAATTTCAAACCTTCATAGGCAAGGTATGTTTTTTAACAAAGATGTTGATAGATACAAAGTAGATGTTTTATCAGAAAATCTACGTAGTGTATTCCCTGATGTGAAAGTAAATAAAATTAAAGAGAAACTAACCCCAGACTTTTTTTGTAAGTACACTGAAAAATATGATTTAGTAATTAATTGTGCTGATAAGCCGAGTGTAGATGAAACGACAAGAATAATTGCAAAATTTTGCATGAAAAATAAAATACCACATATAGTAGGTGGCGGTTATAATTTACATTTGACGCTAATTGGACAAACAGTAATTCCTAATCGAACAGCTTGTGTTATGTGTTTCGAGAAACATTTACAAAAGATAAATGAAGCTGATTTGAATGGTGTAAAAAAGCTAGCTAGAAAAAATCGTAAGATTGGCAGTTTTTCACCTTTGAGTAGCATCGCCGCATCACTAGCAACAATAGATGCTTTAAAAATAATTTCAGGAAAGTACGATTGTATATCAAACGCTAATTCGAGGATTGAGTTTAATGTAAGAGAAAGGGATATCAATAAACACTCCGTAGAAAGAAATGTTAATTGTGAGTGGTGTGGAAACAATGGTCTATATAATTAG
- a CDS encoding SAM-dependent methyltransferase: protein MNIITKKIEEIANKHNKKPFYIYESLIEMTYQMLVVRDFKDRFNWLQEDFLDFLVLYIEQVDQNPFEDLLGFVLFEINALDKKSLGQCFTPPDIARLLSKLTNSYVEGESRSYGSFSDICCGSGSLVLAQMETIHETKQHNIKVIINDIDELMVKTAVVQILMNEMHLDSDEIIQLKAYRSNALLEYKNGKDVIFSPYMNQITDEDVVEILETSSKPNFDLHRRVLDILEDQPKTLKEAA, encoded by the coding sequence ATGAGTCATTGATCGAAATGACTTATCAAATGCTTGTAGTTAGAGACTTTAAAGACCGTTTTAACTGGCTTCAAGAAGACTTCTTAGACTTCCTAGTTCTCTACATAGAACAAGTGGATCAGAATCCATTTGAAGACCTCTTAGGGTTTGTCTTGTTTGAGATTAATGCTCTAGACAAGAAAAGCCTAGGTCAATGCTTTACACCGCCTGATATAGCTCGTTTGTTATCAAAGTTGACCAACAGCTATGTTGAAGGAGAATCACGCTCTTATGGCTCGTTTAGCGACATTTGCTGCGGTTCTGGTTCTTTAGTCTTGGCACAAATGGAAACAATTCACGAAACCAAGCAACACAACATTAAAGTGATTATCAATGATATTGATGAATTGATGGTTAAGACTGCGGTTGTTCAGATTTTAATGAATGAAATGCACTTAGATTCTGATGAAATTATTCAGCTTAAAGCATATCGCTCAAATGCTTTGCTTGAATATAAGAATGGTAAAGACGTTATCTTTTCGCCATACATGAATCAGATCACTGATGAAGATGTTGTAGAGATTCTTGAAACAAGTTCTAAGCCTAACTTTGATTTGCATAGAAGAGTTTTGGATATTCTTGAAGATCAGCCTAAAACACTTAAGGAGGCTGCTTAA
- a CDS encoding ThiF family adenylyltransferase → MLNKKYKVKDSVDVYTFSTDSVDCTRVQFYKINTREKLTIEIDSSFLAVLSSLDGSLPLKDILIENKILVDTTEIENLLDYLLDKDLIKVIDSSDYISDWERIRYSRQINYFDDLIPEQEGELSQYKLMQKNIVIIGCGSVGGSIASQLIRAGILNLTLVDYKIIDKSCFVRHVYADESNINSYKVDALEEHLRKINPEANINKIRDKITPSSNLDSLIDNSIDLVINTADEPYIGHISVKVGRYLWDKNIGLYVAGGFDAHLMSSGELIYRGITPCIDCCSNTFRNALKNWKPKYNYNSGLNNSSSISRDDILIGGAGGTFAQTLYSSSLACMNIIDFLLGNSDGSNKVNKRGEFLIERCEQTWFEMKKQEGCSFCD, encoded by the coding sequence ATGCTAAATAAGAAATATAAAGTTAAAGACAGTGTTGATGTCTACACATTTTCTACAGATAGTGTTGATTGTACTAGGGTGCAATTCTACAAAATAAATACCAGAGAAAAGTTAACGATAGAGATAGATTCAAGCTTTCTAGCAGTCCTTTCTTCGCTAGACGGTTCGCTACCACTAAAAGATATACTGATAGAAAATAAAATATTAGTAGATACTACAGAAATCGAAAATTTATTAGATTATTTGTTAGATAAAGATTTAATCAAAGTTATTGATTCTAGTGATTATATTAGTGATTGGGAAAGAATTCGATACTCTAGGCAAATTAACTATTTTGATGACCTTATCCCTGAACAAGAGGGAGAACTATCTCAATATAAATTAATGCAAAAAAATATAGTTATTATAGGTTGTGGTTCTGTTGGTGGTTCAATTGCATCACAATTAATTAGAGCTGGAATATTAAATTTGACTTTAGTCGATTATAAAATCATTGATAAAAGTTGTTTTGTGAGGCATGTTTACGCTGATGAATCCAATATAAATTCATATAAAGTTGATGCACTAGAGGAACACTTAAGGAAAATAAATCCTGAGGCTAATATAAACAAAATTAGAGATAAAATCACACCAAGTAGTAACTTAGATAGTCTAATAGATAACTCGATAGATCTTGTTATCAATACGGCAGATGAGCCATACATTGGACACATTAGCGTAAAAGTTGGTAGGTATCTATGGGACAAGAATATTGGTCTTTATGTAGCAGGAGGCTTTGATGCTCACTTAATGAGTTCGGGAGAGCTAATTTATAGAGGAATAACACCGTGTATTGATTGTTGTTCAAATACATTTCGTAATGCATTAAAAAATTGGAAACCTAAATATAATTATAACTCTGGGCTAAATAATTCATCGTCAATAAGTCGAGATGATATATTGATAGGAGGTGCTGGCGGTACATTTGCACAAACATTGTATAGTAGTAGTCTTGCTTGTATGAATATTATTGATTTTTTATTAGGTAATTCAGATGGTAGTAATAAGGTCAATAAAAGAGGAGAGTTCCTTATAGAACGATGTGAACAAACTTGGTTTGAAATGAAAAAGCAAGAAGGATGTAGTTTCTGTGATTAA
- a CDS encoding ribosomal L7Ae/L30e/S12e/Gadd45 family protein produces the protein MKTERVYYYSSNRFETLVKELLRTLKISNKSRLFDGLIKGKEFVLKRDDVILFSRLFPSLEAQVHDIDSRFISRTPQNQLDTSNPYSEYEFETLQELINHIHIVDIESVSNDEKSNLRFTETGDFGVTIYSPHFCECYLRILQETIVVFDTEISIANKVELDESSKFFNKINKFIGSLNDHNSAQRGLKASGLKRRNMSLYTSKEFKRKSNEFKELTTEELEAFNINNNEIIFALMKASSELDNVTKGKKTAIYFRNKIAKLIIEASDTSRITTRTDVDFMMSLIKDMNVVHYKVNSDSKKYISHFKRNMDDLNVAIKNYHELAKSEKATSEELYKRAEIVKQQLRRTAINNFNLIKEFNSNTSDK, from the coding sequence ATGAAAACAGAGAGGGTTTACTACTACTCATCAAACAGATTTGAAACACTAGTCAAAGAGCTTTTGAGAACGTTGAAAATTTCTAATAAGAGCCGTCTGTTTGACGGTCTTATCAAAGGAAAAGAGTTTGTTTTGAAACGTGATGATGTAATTCTTTTTAGTCGTCTTTTCCCTAGTTTAGAAGCTCAAGTACACGATATTGATTCACGCTTCATTTCAAGAACACCACAGAACCAATTAGACACTTCTAATCCTTATTCAGAGTATGAGTTTGAAACTTTACAAGAGCTTATAAATCACATTCATATAGTTGATATAGAGTCAGTATCGAATGATGAAAAGTCAAATCTTAGATTTACTGAAACAGGTGATTTTGGAGTGACAATTTACTCACCACATTTCTGTGAGTGCTATTTAAGAATATTACAAGAAACGATAGTTGTTTTCGACACTGAAATCTCAATTGCTAACAAAGTTGAATTAGACGAAAGTTCAAAATTCTTCAATAAAATAAATAAGTTCATTGGTAGTTTAAATGACCATAATTCAGCTCAGAGAGGTTTGAAAGCATCAGGATTGAAAAGACGTAATATGTCTCTTTATACAAGTAAAGAGTTTAAAAGAAAATCAAATGAGTTTAAAGAGTTAACAACTGAAGAACTTGAAGCATTTAATATCAATAATAATGAAATCATATTTGCATTAATGAAAGCATCCAGTGAACTTGATAACGTCACAAAAGGAAAGAAAACTGCAATTTATTTTCGCAATAAAATTGCAAAACTCATAATAGAAGCGTCAGATACATCAAGGATAACAACAAGAACTGATGTAGACTTTATGATGTCTTTAATTAAAGATATGAATGTCGTTCATTATAAAGTAAATTCCGATTCGAAAAAATATATAAGTCACTTCAAAAGAAATATGGATGATCTGAACGTTGCAATAAAGAACTATCACGAACTAGCAAAAAGCGAAAAGGCTACTTCTGAAGAATTATATAAAAGAGCAGAGATTGTTAAACAACAACTTAGACGCACAGCAATAAATAATTTCAACTTGATAAAAGAATTCAATAGCAATACATCAGATAAATAG
- a CDS encoding competence protein CoiA: MTTTINKRLITHIYDPHTHDIIEVADQLDNIEEGALHRKRNLIEDGLRKYLCAVCYQPVALRNRRRAINHYTHKFKNAECPLQEKDSVLKKEQMLAMKFNGQKEGKAHRESKEYIYDAIRNDRLNRFSDCKVEATFRDSCEDPTQIMSKEWRIPDVSSYYNDSGKTKRVVFELQMSTTFISVIAAREHFYQRNNTYVIWVLLDFDGKRFTDLDIAYRNRANVFVLSREARAKTDETGELWFDVHWREPFIENNELNYEWRNKVIPFSELTFHDYYLKSYYKDVEIMEGELKSQLTLAKRRDNPNICPNCKASTKNLVIDGKKRCIACLSTK; the protein is encoded by the coding sequence ATGACTACGACTATCAATAAACGGCTAATCACTCACATCTATGATCCTCACACGCACGACATTATCGAAGTAGCTGATCAACTCGATAATATTGAAGAGGGAGCACTTCATAGAAAAAGAAACCTCATAGAAGATGGTTTAAGGAAATACCTTTGTGCCGTGTGCTATCAGCCTGTAGCACTTCGCAACCGAAGACGTGCTATTAACCATTACACCCACAAGTTTAAAAATGCTGAGTGTCCATTACAAGAAAAAGACTCTGTTTTAAAGAAAGAGCAAATGCTTGCGATGAAGTTTAATGGTCAAAAAGAGGGAAAAGCTCATCGTGAATCAAAAGAGTATATCTATGACGCTATTAGAAATGACCGACTGAACAGATTTTCAGATTGTAAGGTTGAAGCTACCTTTAGAGATTCGTGCGAAGATCCAACTCAGATAATGAGTAAAGAGTGGCGAATACCTGACGTTTCTTCTTACTATAACGATTCTGGTAAAACTAAACGTGTGGTGTTTGAGCTGCAAATGAGCACTACGTTTATCAGCGTTATAGCTGCCCGTGAGCACTTCTATCAACGAAATAATACCTATGTGATTTGGGTGCTATTGGACTTTGATGGTAAGCGATTCACCGACCTAGATATAGCTTATCGAAATCGAGCGAACGTCTTTGTATTGAGTCGTGAAGCGAGGGCTAAAACTGATGAAACGGGTGAACTTTGGTTTGATGTTCACTGGCGAGAGCCGTTTATAGAGAACAACGAGCTAAACTACGAATGGAGGAATAAGGTTATCCCTTTCTCAGAACTGACTTTCCACGACTACTATCTCAAATCTTACTACAAAGATGTTGAAATAATGGAGGGTGAACTGAAATCTCAGTTAACCCTCGCAAAACGCAGAGATAACCCAAACATTTGCCCTAACTGTAAGGCTTCTACAAAAAATTTAGTCATAGATGGAAAGAAAAGGTGCATTGCATGTCTTAGCACTAAGTAG
- a CDS encoding DUF2913 family protein has translation MSDKSYHKLIQNTFENTLLHLYFQVNASTSFVKEDKRNKIIIDFLKPKLKQPRYGLIKKKIKTICLMKNKFGSIEKHLDSILSQYKTVIAKNDVEKLYSVLETFEKSGLETMLIEETPTQQPDVVYLDRAHIDNCFDDENRQVAPISLFIHTVELGEFTKCLDEQLYFKYEAHQVNEELNNYHYLLHPVS, from the coding sequence ATGTCTGACAAGTCGTATCATAAACTCATACAAAACACTTTTGAGAACACCCTGCTTCACCTTTACTTTCAAGTGAATGCTTCTACAAGCTTTGTCAAAGAAGATAAGCGAAACAAGATCATCATCGACTTTCTCAAACCTAAACTTAAACAACCTCGCTATGGCTTGATTAAGAAGAAAATCAAGACGATCTGTTTAATGAAGAATAAGTTTGGTTCTATCGAGAAGCACTTAGACAGCATTTTGAGCCAATACAAAACGGTCATAGCAAAGAACGATGTAGAAAAGCTCTACAGCGTCTTAGAGACCTTTGAAAAGTCTGGGCTTGAAACAATGCTCATTGAAGAAACTCCGACTCAACAGCCTGACGTTGTTTATCTAGATCGAGCACACATAGACAATTGCTTTGATGATGAGAATAGACAAGTTGCACCTATATCACTGTTTATTCATACAGTAGAACTTGGTGAGTTCACAAAGTGCCTAGATGAACAGCTTTACTTCAAATATGAAGCGCACCAAGTGAATGAAGAATTGAACAACTATCATTATTTGCTTCATCCTGTTTCTTAA